A stretch of Cucumis sativus cultivar 9930 chromosome 2, Cucumber_9930_V3, whole genome shotgun sequence DNA encodes these proteins:
- the LOC101220363 gene encoding uncharacterized protein LOC101220363 gives MLSVCSVTPSCSSQSKITFHGGLRPFLPFPKDFQVGSHVTADGSFTGLLRGTQFHGGFPKAFTTRSSLSNLTMNAQHPLSTGEGTLLDVSGLRSEITSAQVLPIQHETGLGDKIASEKMLFLSDSLNVDNSSVSNLKASTEDFLDRVSESFNASIQQGENTIEKSLDTINSFVSSLIKRGNQSVDDAVSSIFSSVDQIGEQGSNKVTNFSSGLKEGSIKASIAAIDLLRHAVVAIEDSLINATSFVVYSYGSAKELFPPEIRIALSSSEQKVAEILSPVKTGFQQIYPTVESLEKIVGLDPSDPLVPFFLLVGSSVTLWIFYWTNTYGGYSGDLSPEATLELLKGSDNAVLIDVRPEDLREKDGIPDLRRGARARYTSVTLPEVDGSIRKLVTNGRDLDDTLLASVIRNLKIVQDRSKVIVMDANGTGSKNVARSLRKLGVKKPYLIQGGYQSWVKQGLRIKELKPETPLSILNEEAEAILEEINPSPVQVLSYGLGLAATLYALLEWETSLQIIAILGIGQTIYRRVTSYEDAEDLNKDVRLLLTPVSLGAQALSWAAEKLETNGNGLPTSPSSLDVQNRVLQAAAKHESQPSVDEGIQNRPPEAAIPVSEGIDLSEA, from the exons ATGTTGTCGGTTTGCTCGGTGACCCCTAGCTGTTCTTCTCAATCTAAG ATTACTTTCCACGGTGGCCTGAGACCCTTTCTGCCATTCCCAAAGGATTTTCAAGTTGGCAGCCATGTTACAGCAGATGGGAGCTTCACTGGCTTGCTTCGAGGAACTCAATTCCATGGAGGTTTTCCTAAAGCTTTCACCACAAGATCCTCGCTTTCTAATTTGACTATGAATGCTCAACACCCATTATCTACAG GAGAAGGGACACTCCTTGATGTTTCTGGACTACGCAGTGAAATTACGTCTGCTCAAGTTTTACCTATACAGCACGAAACTGGGCTAGGCGATAAAATTGCATCAGAGAAAATGCTCTTTCTGTCCGACTCCCTAAATGTCGATAATAGTTCAGTTTCTAATTTGAAAGCAAGCACGGAGGATTTTTTGGATCGCGTCAGCGAGTCCTTTAATGCCTCTATACAACAAGGGGAAAACACTATTGAGAAATCATTGGATACAATTAACTCATTCGTATCATCTTTGATTAAACGGGGCAATCAAAGTGTAGATGATGCCGTCAGTAGTATATTTTCATCTGTTGATCAGATTGGGGAACAAGGTAGTAATAAAGTCACCAACTTTTCATCTGGGCTCAAGGAAGGATCAATTAAAGCTTCTATTGCTGCAATCGACTTACTGAGACATGCAGTTGTTGCAATTGAGGATTCTCTGATAAATGCAACTTCATTTGTTGTCTACTCCTATGGGTCTGCCAAGGAACTCTTTCCTCCTGAGATCAGAATTGCTCTGAGTTCGTCCGAGCAAAAAGTAGCTGAAATCTTGAGTCCTGTCAAGACTGGTTTTCAACAG aTTTACCCTACTGTTGAGAGTTTGGAGAAAATCGTTGGCTTAGATCCTAGTGATCCGCTGGTTCCATTTTTTCTCCTCGTTGGAAGCTCTGTCACTCTGTG gattttctactggacaAATACATATGGTGGTTATTCTGGAGATTTATCCCCTGAAGCAACTTTGGAGCTTCTGAAAGGATCTGATAATGCTGTTCTTATTGATGTCCGGCCAGAG gatttgagagaaaaagatggCATTCCTGATCTTAGGCGTGGAGCACGAGCTCGCTATACAAGTGTAACTCTACCAGAG GTTGATGGCTCTATACGGAAGTTAGTCACGAATGGAAGAGACCTCGATGACACTTTACTTGCTTCTGTCATCCGGAACCTAAAGATTGTTCAG GACAGGTCCAAGGTTATCGTCATGGATGCCAATGGTACAGGTTCTAAAAACGTTGCTAGATCATTGAGAAAACTTGGGGTCAAG AAACCATACTTGATCCAAGGGGGATATCAGTCCTGGGTGAAACAGGGCCTCCGCATCAAGGAGCTCAAACCTGAAACACCACTCAGCATACTTAACGAG GAAGCTGAGGCAATCCTGGAGGAAATAAATCCGTCTCCTGTGCAAGTTCTTAGTTATGGTTTG GGTCTAGCTGCAACTTTGTACGCTTTACTAG AGTGGGAGACGTCACTACAAATAATTGCTATCCTTGGCATCGGTCAG ACAATTTATCGGCGAGTTACATCTTATGAAGATGCTGAAGATTTGAACAAAGATGTCAG GCTGTTACTTACTCCAGTCAGTCTTGGAGCTCAGGCATTATCATGGGCTGCTGAGAAACTGGAAACGAACGGCAATGGATTACCGACATCTCCTTCCTCCTTGGATGTTCAAAACAGGGTGTTGCAAGCTGCTGCAAAGCACGAATCTCAGCCTTCAGTCGATGAAGGTATCCAGAACAGACCGCCCGAGGCAGCAATTCCAGTCAGTGAGGGTATAGATCTTTCTGAGGCATAG
- the LOC101220831 gene encoding acyl-[acyl-carrier-protein] desaturase, chloroplastic (The RefSeq protein has 4 substitutions compared to this genomic sequence), producing the protein MALKFHPLTSQSPKLPSFRMPQLASLRSPKFVMASTLRSTSREVETLKKPFMPPREVHLQVTHSMPPQKMEIFKSLEDWAEENLLVHLKPVERCWQPQDFLPDSAFEGFHEQVRELRERAKELPDEYFVVLVGDMITEEALPTYQTMLNTLDGVRDETGASPTPWAIWTRAWTAEENRHGDLLNKYLYLSGRVDMRQVEKTIQYLIGSGMDPRTENNPYLGFIYTSFQERATFISHGNTARLAKEHGDIKLAQICGTITADEKRHETAYTKIVEKLFEIDPEGTVIAFEEMMRKKVSMPAHLMYDGRDDNLFHHFSAVAQRLGVYTAKDYADILEFLVGRWKVESLTGLSGEGQKAQDYVCALPARIRKLEERAQGRAKEGPTIPFSWIFDRQVKL; encoded by the exons ATGGCGCTCAAATTCCATCCTCTCACCTCTCAATCTCCTAAGTTGCCGTCCTTTGCGATGCCGCAGCTTGCAAGTCTCAGATCTCCTAAGTTTGTTATGGCCTCCACTCTCCGCTCCACCTCCAG GGAGGTTGAGACGCTTAAGAAACCCTTTATGCCTCCAAGGGAAGTGCATCTTCAAGTAACTCACTCAATGCCACCCCAAAAGATGGAGATATTTAAATCTTTGGAGGACTGGGCTGAAGAAAACCTTTTGGTTCATTTGAAACCAGTGGAGAGGTGTTGGCAACCACAGGACTTTCTGCCAGACTCGGCATTTGAGGGATTTCACGAGCAGGTCGTGGAGCTTAGAGAGAGGGCAAAGGAACTCCCTGATGAGTACTTTGTTGTTTTAGTTGGAGACATGATTACAGAAGAAGCCCTTCCTACTTACCAGACAATGCTGAATACTTTGGATGGAGTCAGGGACGAAACAGGAGCAAGCCCCACCCCTTGGGCAATTTGGACAAGGGCTTGGACTGCTGAAGAGAACAGACATGGTGACCTTCTGAATAAATATCTTTACCTATCTGGACGAGTGGACATGAGGCAGGTTGAGAAAACAATTCAGTATTTGATTGGATCGGGAATG GACCCAAGGACTGAAAACAATCCTTACCTAGGATTTATATACACCTCATTTCAAGAAAGGGCAACCTTCATCTCCCATGGGAACACTGCCAGACTAGCAAAAGAGCACGGAGACATAAAGTTAGCTCAAATATGTGGAACAATCGCTGCAGATGAGAAGCGACACGAGACTGCATATACAAAAATTGTCGAAAAGCTCTTTGAGATAGACCCTGAAGGAACGGTCATAGCTTTTGAAGACATGATGAGGAAGAAAGTCTCAATGCCTGCTCATCTGATGTACGATGGCCGCGACGACAACTTGTTCCATCACTTCTCAGCAGTTGCACAGAGGCTTGGAGTTTACACAGCAAAAGACTACGCAGACATATTGGAGTTTTTAGTTGGGAGATGGAAGGTGGAAAGTTTGACTGGACTGTCAGGCGAGGGGCAGAAGGCTCAGGATTATGTGTGCGCATTGCCTGCAAGAATTAGAAAGCTAGAAGAAAGAGCTCAGGGACGGGCAAAAGAAGGTCCTACCATTCCTTTCAGTTGGATTTTCGATCGACAGGTTAAGCTGTAG